In a single window of the Pseudorca crassidens isolate mPseCra1 chromosome 9, mPseCra1.hap1, whole genome shotgun sequence genome:
- the ACRV1 gene encoding acrosomal protein SP-10, whose amino-acid sequence MKKCLLLVSLYLLGSARGASGQSDELPGFLDHQASVQQPSGDYFSLENPSDGEALYETSSGENTLSEHGSSEHTAVEHASSEHAAGGHAAGEHASSEQPSGEQPSGEKTSGEWPAGEQPSGIPPSSTISGPVLNCHTCSYMNDQGICLQGEGVCSTQNSQQCMLKKIFEGGKLQFIVQGCESMCPSMNQLSRGTRMQVICCRNQSFCNKV is encoded by the exons ATGAAGAAATGTCTTCTACTAGTGAGTCTGTATCTGCTTGGATCTGCCAGAG GAGCATCAGGTCAATCTGATGAGCTTCCTGGCTTTCTGGACCATCAAGCTTCAGTTCAGCAACCTTCAGGTGACTACTTTTCACTTGAAAACCCTTCAGATGGTGAGGCTTTATATGAGACTTCTTCAGGCGAGAACACTTTGAGTGAGCATGGTTCAAGTGAGCACACTGCGGTTGAACACGCTTCAAGTGAGCATGCTGCAGGTGGGCATGCTGCAGGTGAACACGCTTCCAGTGAACAACCTTCTGGTGAACAGCCTTCGGGTGAAAAGACTTCTGGTGAATGGCCTGCAGGTGAACAGCCTTCAGGCATCCCGCCTTCAAGCACAATTTCAG GCCCAGTATTAAATTGCCACACATGCTCTTATATGAATGACCAAGGAATATGTCTTCAAGGAGAGGGAGTCTGTTCCACTCAGAATTCCCAGCAGTGCATGTTAAAGAAGATCTTTGAAG GTGGAAAACTTCAATTCATTGTCCAGGGCTGTGAAAGCATGTGCCCATCCATGAACCAATTATCCCGTGGAACCAGGATGCAAGTTATATGCTGTCGGAATCAATCTTTCTGCAACAAGGTCTAG